The sequence below is a genomic window from Curtobacterium sp. MCPF17_002.
CGGGGAGCAGGTCGTTCGGCGTGAACGGCTTGACGACGTAGGCGAGGGCGCCGGCCTCGGTCGCGCGCTCGACGAGGTCCTTCTGGCTGAAGGCCGTGAGGAGGACCACCGGAGCGATGTGGTTCTTCGACAGCTTCTCGGCTGCGGAGATGCCGTCGAGCTGGGGCATCTTGACGTCCATCACGACGAGGTCGGGACGGAGGTCGGTCGCGAGCTGCACGGCGGTCTCGCCGTCACCCGCTTCGCCGACCACGTCGAACCCGTTGTCGCGGAGGATCTCCACGATGTCGAGGCGGATGAGCGACTCGTCCTCGGCGACGACGACGCGACGGGGTGCTGTTGCAGTTGCTTCTGTGTCACTCACAGGATGCAGCCTACTAGACGACAGCCGTTTGTCCTGAACGGGACTGGCTTGCGATGTTCCGTGAGCATCTGTTGTACGAGTGGCGGGACGGCGGGTGCCGGTACTGCCCCGAACGCCGTGAGCATCTGTTGTACGAGTGGCGGGACTTGAACCCGCACGCCGTGAGGCAGAGCATTTTGAGTGCCCCGTGTCTGCCGATTCCACCACACTCGCGAGGAGGCCAACAGTACCAGCCCGACCCGCGCCTCCAGGCCGTCACCGACCCGCTCAGCGACCTTCGAGCACCTCGATCGCCGCCACGAGACCGGCCCGTCGCGGCGACCGCCGCGGCAACGCCGCCAGCAGCGCGCGCAGCACGCGCGCATCCGTGGAGCCGTCCGCCGTCCGGGACCACGCCAGGAGCGCGTCGACGCCGCCGTCGGCGACGACGGCCTCGCGGAACCGGCCGCGCACCCGGTCGCGGAGTGCGTCCACTCCCGGTGCCGCCGACCCCGGCAGCACCGGACCGGCGTACCGGTCGACGGCCTGGAGGCGCGCCCCGCGGTCGAGCGCGGACAGCACGCCGTCGACGTCGGTGCGGAGACCGGACACCCGGTACGGGCGCGAGGTCAGGGTCACGCCCGGCGCGGCCGCGGCGAGGACCCGACGCAGGCGGACGACCTCCGCGCGGAGCGTGACCAGCGCACCGGGGTCGCCCCAGACCGCGAGGGCGAGGTCCTCGGCGGCGAGGCCGTCCGGGTGCGCCGCGAGGACCGCGAGGACCTCCGAGTGGCGGGCCGAGAGCTGGACGGTCCGGTACTCGGTGCGGAGGGTGGCGACGTCGGTGCCGAGCAGTCGCAGCTCGGCGACCGCGTTGTCCAGCCGCTGGCCCGCGTGCGGGTGCGCCCCGGGCGGACGGAGCGCGGCGAGGGCGATCTCCGCCTCGGCCGCGGCGACCGTGGCGGTGAGGAGCGGCAGGGTGTGCCGGTCCACCGCGCGGTCGTCGCCGGTGACGTCGAGCACTCCGACCACCGTGCCGGCTCGGTCGTGCACGGGGACGGCGCTGCAGGACCAGCGCTTCACCGCGTTCGCGTAGTGCTCCTCCGACCGGATCTGCACCGGGCGGTCGATCCGGAGCGCGGTGCCCGGGGCGCTCGTGCCGACGTGCTCCTCGGCCCAGTCGGCCCCCGGCACGAAGCCCATGTCCTCGGCGGCACGACGCGCTCCGCGGGCGCCGTCGACCCAGACGAGCCGGCCACCGGCGTCACCGACGGCCACGACGCAGTCCGCCGACCGGGTCTCGTCGAGGAGGAGCCGGCTGACGACGGGCAGCAGCACCGCGAGCGGACCATCGCGCCGTGCGGCGTCGAGCTGGTCGTGGTCGAGTGCGAGCGTCGGGACACCGTCCGGGTCGACGCGGGCCGACCGTTCCCAGGACGCGGCGACGAGCGGACGGAGCGACCCGGGAGCGCGCATGCGTCCTCCGTCCGCGTCGCCCGCCGCACCGTCGCGTCGGGGTGGTCGGCCGCGTCGTCGCGGTCGTCGCGGTCAGCCTACGTCCGGCGCACGGCCGGGACCAGACCGAGATCGGCGAGCTCGGCGTCGTCGAACATCCGCGAGCGGGTGAGGAACCGCTTGCCCTCCGGGACCTCGAGCGAGAAGCCGCCGCCGCGACCGTCGACGACGTCGATCGTCAGCGCCGTGTACTTCCAGTACTCGAACTGCGACTTCGACATGTAGACCTCGACGGGGGCGATCCCGTCGACCTCGAGCGCCCCGAGGAGCACGTCGCCGGGGCCGGTCAGGAACATCCCGACGGGGTAGCACATCGGACTCGAGCCGTCGCAGCAGCCGCCCGATTGGTGGAACATCAACGGCCCGTGCCGTGCGGCGAGGGAGCGCAGGAGCTCCCCCGCCGCCGGCGTGACGGTGACCCGGTCGGTCGTCATCAGAAGAAACCCATCGGGCCCTCGGCGTAGGACACGAGGAGGTTCTTCGTCTGCTGGTAGTGGTCGAGCATCATCTTGTGGTTCTCGCGCCCGACGCCGGACTGCTTGTACCCGCCGAACGCCGCACCCGCCGGGTACTGGTGGTAGGTGTTCTCCCACACGCGACCGGCCTGGATGTCCCGACCGGCGCGGTAGAGCGTGGTGGCCTCCCGGCTCCACACCCCGGCACCGAGGCCGTAGAGCGTGTCGTTCGCGATCGATATCGCGTCGTCGTAGCCGCTGAAGGACGTCAGCGCGAGGACGGGCCCGAAGATCTCCTCCTGGAAGATCCGCATCGAGTTGTCGCCCTCGAACACCGTCGGGGTGACGTAGTACCCGCCGGACAGGTCGCCGCCGAGGTCGGCCCGCTCACCGCCGGTGAGGAGCTTCG
It includes:
- a CDS encoding DUF779 domain-containing protein; translation: MTTDRVTVTPAAGELLRSLAARHGPLMFHQSGGCCDGSSPMCYPVGMFLTGPGDVLLGALEVDGIAPVEVYMSKSQFEYWKYTALTIDVVDGRGGGFSLEVPEGKRFLTRSRMFDDAELADLGLVPAVRRT
- a CDS encoding response regulator — encoded protein: MSDTEATATAPRRVVVAEDESLIRLDIVEILRDNGFDVVGEAGDGETAVQLATDLRPDLVVMDVKMPQLDGISAAEKLSKNHIAPVVLLTAFSQKDLVERATEAGALAYVVKPFTPNDLLPAIEIALSRHQQIITLEAEVADLVERFETRKLVDRAKGLLNEKMGLTEPEAFRWIQKASMDRRLTMHDVAKAIIEQLSAKK
- a CDS encoding GAF domain-containing protein; translation: MRAPGSLRPLVAASWERSARVDPDGVPTLALDHDQLDAARRDGPLAVLLPVVSRLLLDETRSADCVVAVGDAGGRLVWVDGARGARRAAEDMGFVPGADWAEEHVGTSAPGTALRIDRPVQIRSEEHYANAVKRWSCSAVPVHDRAGTVVGVLDVTGDDRAVDRHTLPLLTATVAAAEAEIALAALRPPGAHPHAGQRLDNAVAELRLLGTDVATLRTEYRTVQLSARHSEVLAVLAAHPDGLAAEDLALAVWGDPGALVTLRAEVVRLRRVLAAAAPGVTLTSRPYRVSGLRTDVDGVLSALDRGARLQAVDRYAGPVLPGSAAPGVDALRDRVRGRFREAVVADGGVDALLAWSRTADGSTDARVLRALLAALPRRSPRRAGLVAAIEVLEGR